In one Brassica oleracea var. oleracea cultivar TO1000 chromosome C9, BOL, whole genome shotgun sequence genomic region, the following are encoded:
- the LOC106313576 gene encoding PAN domain-containing protein At5g03700 — protein sequence MEGLCFRFLMLFVFVLCSHTRHQVNATEQVLELTKGFEAKPDSSINSFQPLLTDPSGNFSFGFLRLNGSRLTLAVTHPNLTDPLWVFDPTRTASWSHKTKLFFNGSLVVSDPSSRVEWSTHTNGDRLVLRNDSNLQVVSTSSSSIEWESFDFPANTLVENQNFTSTMALVSSNGLYSMRLGRDFIGLYAKVSDDSHSQQFYWKHSALQAKAKIRDGSGPIHARINPNGYLGMYQTGTVPVDVEAFNSFQRPVNGLMILRLESDGNLRGYLWDGARWALNYEAIRETCDLPNPCGPYSLCTPGSGCSCIDNSTVIGECSHGGSGAADFCGGKTEKFKTVRRGGVEVPFKELMDHKTTSSLGECEEMCVEDCKCFGSVYNNGSGFCYLVNYPIRTMLGVADPSKMGYFKVREGVGKKKSRVGLTVGMSLLAVIALALTVAIVYVAFRIWSREKHALEGEDGGLSPGPYKNLGSDSFSSVEMSRR from the coding sequence ATGGAAGGTTTGTGTTTTCGTTTCCTGATGTTATTCGTTTTCGTACTTTGTTCTCATACACGGCATCAAGTCAACGCGACCGAACAGGTTCTAGAGTTAACCAAAGGCTTCGAAGCTAAACCGGACTCGTCCATCAACTCCTTCCAGCCACTCCTCACTGACCCGAGCGGAAACTTTTCGTTCGGGTTCCTACGTTTAAACGGGTCACGCCTCACACTCGCTGTAACCCACCCGAACTTAACGGACCCCCTCTGGGTTTTCGACCCGACCCGGACAGCGAGCTGGTCACACAAAACGAAACTATTCTTCAACGGCAGCCTCGTGGTCTCCGACCCTTCCTCGAGGGTAGAATGGTCAACTCACACTAACGGAGACCGTCTCGTCCTCCGTAACGACTCCAATCTCCAAGTGGTGTCCACGTCATCTTCCTCAATCGAGTGGGAGAGTTTCGATTTTCCCGCGAACACACTCGTCGAGAACCAGAACTTCACATCCACGATGGCTCTTGTTTCATCCAACGGTTTATATTCGATGCGGTTAGGACGCGACTTCATCGGACTATACGCTAAAGTCAGCGACGACTCTCACTCTCAGCAGTTCTACTGGAAACACAGCGCTCTCCAGGCGAAGGCCAAGATCAGAGACGGATCGGGTCCGATTCACGCTCGGATCAACCCGAACGGTTATCTCGGTATGTACCAAACCGGGACCGTTCCGGTCGACGTGGAAGCGTTCAACAGCTTTCAACGGCCGGTTAACGGTCTTATGATTCTTCGATTGGAATCCGACGGGAATCTCAGAGGATATCTCTGGGACGGAGCTCGATGGGCGTTGAACTACGAAGCTATTCGAGAGACTTGCGATCTCCCGAATCCGTGTGGTCCGTACAGTCTCTGCACTCCTGGATCGGGATGCTCGTGTATAGATAACAGCACCGTGATCGGAGAGTGTAGTCACGGGGGTTCGGGAGCGGCGGACTTTTGCGGCGGGAAGACGGAGAAGTTTAAAACGGTGAGACGTGGAGGAGTTGAAGTGCCGTTTAAGGAACTGATGGATCATAAAACGACGTCGTCTCTGGGAGAGTGTGAGGAGATGTGTGTGGAGGATTGTAAGTGTTTCGGGTCGGTTTATAATAACGGTTCCGGGTTTTGTTATTTGGTTAACTACCCGATCCGGACGATGCTGGGCGTTGCGGATCCGAGTAAAATGGGTTATTTTAAGGTACGTGAAGGTGTAGGGAAGAAGAAAAGCAGAGTGGGATTAACGGTTGGGATGTCTCTGCTCGCTGTGATAGCGTTGGCTTTAACGGTGGCGATTGTTTATGTTGCGTTTAGGATATGGAGTAGAGAGAAACATGCACTAGAGGGAGAAGATGGTGGGTTATCACCCGGCCCGTATAAAAATCTCGGGTCGGATAGTTTTAGTTCCGTTGAAATGAGTCGTAGGTGA
- the LOC106316612 gene encoding fructose-bisphosphate aldolase, cytoplasmic isozyme yields the protein MSCFKSKYADELIANAAYIGSPGKGILAADESTGTIGKRFASINVENVELNRRALRELLFTTPGALQYISGIILFEETLYQKTASGKPFVDVMKEAKVLPGIKVDKGTVELAGTNGETTTIGLDGLGDRCKKYYEAGARFAKWRAVLKIGANEPSELAIHENAYGLARYAVICQENGLVPIVEPEILVDGSHDIEKCAYVTERVLAACYKALNDHHAILEGTLLKPNMVTPGSDSKSRAEPKVIAEHTVRALQRTVPAAVPAVVFLSGGQSEEQATVNLNAINQLKGKKPWSLTFSYGRALQQSTLKAWGGKEENVENAQKAFLARAKANSEATTGAYKGDAQLGEGASESLHVKDYKY from the exons ATGTCGTGCTTCAAATCCAAATACGCCG ATGAGCTCATCGCCAATGCTGCTTACATCGGTTCTCCAGGGAAAGGTATTCTCGCCGCTGATGAATCCACAGGGACCATCGGGAAACGTTTCGCAAGCATTAACGTCGAGAATGTTGAATTAAACAGACGTGCTTTACGTGAGCTCTTGTTCACCACTCCTGGAGCTCTCCAATACATCAGTGGTATTATCCTATTTGAGGAAACTCTCTACCAGAAAACAGCTTCAG GTAAACCATTTGTTGATGTAATGAAGGAAGCTAAAGTCCTTCCTGGTATCAAAGTCGATAAAGGAACTGTTGAGCTCGCTGGTACAAACGGAGAAACCACAACCATTGGCCTCGACGGGCTCGGAGACCGTTGCAAGAAATACTATGAAGCCGGTGCACGTTTTGCCAAATGGCGTGCCGTTCTCAAAATCGGGGCCAACGAGCCTTCCGAGTTAGCCATCCACGAGAACGCTTACGGTCTAGCGAGATATGCCGTCATCTGCCAGGAGAACGGTCTCGTCCCCATCGTGGAACCAGAGATCCTCGTGGACGGATCCCACGATATTGAGAAATGTGCTTACGTCACGGAGCGTGTCCTCGCAGCTTGTTATAAGGCTCTTAATGATCACCATGCGATCTTAGAAGGAACGCTCTTGAAACCAAACATGGTTACTCCAGGCTCCGACAGTAAGTCTAGGGCGGAACCTAAAGTGATCGCAGAGCACACGGTCCGTGCATTACAGCGTACTGTCCCCGCAGCGGTTCCAGCCGTTGTGTTCTTGTCTGGAGGACAGAGTGAGGAACAAGCAACTGTGAATTTAAACGCCATTAATCAGCTCAAAGGTAAGAAACCATGGAGCTTGACGTTTTCGTATGGACGTGCGCTTCAGCAGAGTACACTCAAGGCTTGGGGAGGTAAAGAGGAGAATGTTGAGAACGCTCAAAAGGCGTTCTTGGCTCGAGCCAAGGCTAACTCGGAGGCAACCACTGGTGCCTACAAAGGTGATGCTCAGCTCGGTGAAGGTGCTTCTGAGAGCCTTCATGTTAAAGACTACAAATACTAA
- the LOC106313927 gene encoding trihelix transcription factor PTL, which translates to MEDHPSQYGIPELRQLMKGGGRTTSPSTSSHFPSDFFGFNLTAPPQQHRVQQFTTDHQEMGFLPHGIHGLGGSSSTTAGNNSNLNASTCGGGVGFGGFLDGGGFSGGDGGATGRWPRQETLTLLEIRSRLDHKFKEANQKGPLWDEVSRIMSEEHGYQRSGKKCREKFENLYKYYKKTKEGKAGRQDGKHYRFFRQLEALYGDSNNLVSIPNHNTQFMSNALHGFHSQNVTTTTPNIHSVDGLHGFHHQQSLSLSNNYNSSEMELMTSSSEGNDSSSRRKKRSSWKAKIKEFIDVSMKRLIERQDAWLEKLTKVIEDKEEQRMMKEEEWRKREAARVDKEHFFWAKERERMEARDVAVIEALQYLTGKQLIKPLCSSPEERNNENGSDQTMTTNNVSVKGSGRCWDEQEIIKLREIRSSMDSAFQEVLEGSSDEFLWEEVAAKLTQLGFDQRSALICKEKWEQISNGKMNEKKQINKKRKENSSSCGVYYPRTEENQIYNNQESGYNDNDQHHQKMNIEQGNNIGSSTSNANARNPSGTMAASTNCFPFFMGDGDQNLWESYGLRLSKGENQ; encoded by the exons ATGGAAGATCATCCTTCTCAGTACGGTATACCAGAGCTCCGGCAGCTCATGAAAGGTGGAGGGAGGACGACATCACCGTCGACTTCTTCTCATTTCCCCTCTGATTTCTTTGGCTTCAACCTCACTGCGCCGCCGCAGCAACACCGTGTACAGCAGTTCACTACTGATCATCAGGAGATGGGTTTCTTGCCACATGGCATACATGGATTGGGTGGGAGTTCTTCGACGACCGCTGGAAACAACAGTAACTTAAACGCGAGTACTTGTGGGGGAGGAGTTGGGTTTGGTGGGTTTCTCGACGGTGGAGGTTTCAGCGGCGGAGATGGCGGAGCAACGGGGAGATGGCCGAGACAAGAAACCCTAACTCTGCTGGAGATTAGATCTCGTCTTGATCATAAGTTCAAAGAAGCTAATCAAAAGGGACCTCTCTGGGATGAAGTTTCTAG GATTATGTCTGAGGAACATGGATACCAAAGGAGTGGGAAGAAATGCAGAGAGAAGTTTGAGAATCTTTACAAATACTATAAAAAGACTAAAGAAGGCAAAGCCGGAAGACAAGACGGTAAACACTACAGATTTTTCCGGCAGCTAGAGGCGCTCTACGGAGATTCCAACAACTTGGTTTCTATTCCCAACCATAATACACAGTTCATGAGCAATGCTCTTCATGGTTTCCACTCTCAAAACGTTACTACAACAACGCCTAACATTCATAGCGTTGATGGTCTTCATGGTTTTCATCATCAGCAAAGCCTAAGTCTCTCTAACAACTACAACTCCTCAGAGATGGAGCTGATGACTTCGTCTTCTGAAGGGAATGATTCTAGTAGTAGAAGGAAGAAGAGGAGTAGTTGGAAAGCTAAGATCAAGGAGTTCATTGATGTGAGCATGAAAAGGTTGATAGAGAGGCAAGATGCTTGGCTTGAGAAGTTGACAAAGGTTATCGAAGACAAAGAGGAACAAAGGATGATGAAAGAAGAGGAATGGAGAAAGAGGGAAGCTGCAAGGGTTGATAAAGAGCATTTTTTTTGGGCAAAGGAGAGGGAAAGGATGGAAGCCAGGGATGTAGCTGTGATTGAGGCATTGCAGTATTTGACCGGAAAGCAGTTGATAAAGCCATTATGCTCGTCCCCAGAAGAAAGAAATAATGAGAATGGAAGCGATCAAACAATGACTACTAATAATGTTTCTGTTAAAGGAAGTGGTAGATGCTGGGATGAGCAAGAGATCATAAAGCTTCGGGAGATAAGAAGTAGCATGGACTCAGCGTTTCAAGAGGTATTGGAGGGATCCTCGGATGAGTTTCTATGGGAGGAAGTCGCTGCGAAGTTGACTCAATTAGGGTTTGATCAGAGAAGCGCCTTGATATGCAAGGAAAAGTGGGAACAGATAAGCAATGGAAAGATGAATGAAAAGAAGCAAATCAACAAGAAAAGGAAGGAGAATTCGTCAAGCTGCGGCGTGTACTATCCAAGAACCGAAGAAAATCAGATCTACAACAATCAAGAAAGTGGATATAATGATAATGATCAGCATCATCAGAAGATGAATATTGAACAAGGCAATAATATTGGTTCTTCAACTTCAAACGCAAACGCTAGGAATCCAAGCGGCACAATGGCAGCTAGTACAAACTGCTTCCCGTTCTTCATGGGAGATGGAGATCAGAACTTGTGGGAGAGTTATGGTTTGAGGCTAAGTAAAGGAGAGAATCAGTGA